The genome window GGGCATTCACATTCCGGTGATCACGACATTGCACGGAACGGATATTACATTGGTAGGGAAAGACGAATCCTACGAGCCGGTTGTAACATTCAGTATTAACCAGTCGGACGGCATAACAGCTGTTTCGGAATCGTTGAAAAAAGATACTTACGCGCATTTTGCGATTACAAAGGACATTGAAGTGATCCCTAACTTTATTGACCTGGATCGTTTCAACCGTCAGAAAAAAGAGCATTTTAAACTGGCCATCTGCCCGAATAACGAAAAACTGATCGTACATACATCCAATTTCAGGAAAGTGAAGCGGATTGATGACGTGATCATGATTTTTGAAAAGCTGCGCAAGTTATTGCCAAGCAAACTTTTATTAGTAGGCGATGGTCCCGACAGACAACGCATCGAACGCATGTGCAAAGACCTGGATATGCTTTCGGATGTCCGGTTTTTAGGCAAGCTCGACGCCATTGAAGAAGTACTTTCTGTGGCGGATCTATTTTTAATGCCTTCTGAATCAGAAAGTTTTGGCCTGGCAGCATTGGAAGCACTGGCTTGCGAAGTTCCCTTGATAACGTCGAATGCAGGAGGACTTCCTGAACTGAATCTGCATGGCATTACCGGATTTTTGAGTGATGTCGGCGATGTGGATGACATGGTGAAGCATGCGGCTTACATCCTGGATGACGCGAATCTGCCCACATTCAAAGCGAACGCATTGGCGCGGGCAAAAGATTTTGACATTACCAAGATACTTCCTCATTATGAAGCTTATTATGAGAAAGTTGTCGAAAATAGCAAAGCAGTAGCGATATAGGTATGGTATTTTTATGGTCTGGTCGAAATTCACAAACGACCAGACCATGTTACCAAACATTCCATATACACAATACAAGCGGGTAGTAATCGTAGGCGCAGGCTTTGGCGGGCTTGCATTGGCAAGAGAAATCGCTAAGCGCGAAGACCTCCAAGTCGTGCTGATCGACCGCAATAATTATCACCAGTTTCAGCCGCTCTTTTACCAGGTGGCTATGGCGGGCCTTGAACCCAGCTCCATTTCTTTTCCGCTCCGGAAAATCTTTCAATCCAAAAAAAACGTACATATCCGCATCACCGAGGTGCAGAGTGTAAACACCGACCGAAAGTCCATCATGACGGGGTTAGGTGAGATTACCTATGATTATCTGGTCATAGCGACGGGTGCTATCACCAATTATTTTGGAATGAAAGAAATCGAGGAGCGCGCGATTCCTATGAAAACGGTTTCCGAGGCTTTGGCATTAAGAAACAGGATCTTACAAAACTTTGAAGACGCATTGTCAGTGGATTCAGACGACCAGCGCGCGGGGCTCATGAGCGTGGTTGTAGTAGGAGGAGGGCCCACCGGCGTGGAATTGTCGGGAACGCTGGCTGAAATGAAGCATTTTATTCTGCCAAAAGATTATCCTGAAATGGATTTTAAGTCCATGGAAATCCACCTGCTCGAAGGTTCGAAAGAACTGCTGGGCGCCATGTCGGACGAATCGTCTCAGAGGTCACGCGAGTATCTTGAAAAAATGGGCGTTCACATTCATACTGAGCAGGTTGTAACGGGCTTTGATGGAAAATATGTGACTACCAAACAAGGAATGCGCATCCGGGCCGATAATCTCGTTTGGGCGGCAGGGATCAAGGCGAATCCGTTGAATGGCTTGAATCCGGAAGTAATCGTTCGCGGTGGCCGCATTAAAGTGGATCAGTACAACCGCGTTGAAGGTTATGACAATGTGTTTGCTTTGGGTGACGTCGCTGCTATGCAGGAAGGTGAATGGGAAAACGGGCATCCGCAGTTGGCACAGCCGGCGATTCAGCAGGGTAAGGCGCTTGCCAAAAATGTGTGGCGTGTGATGGACGGGAAAAAAGCGGTTCCTTTCAAATACAAAGATCTGGGCTCGATGGCCACAGTCGGGCGTAACAGGGCAGTTGTAGATCTGCCTTTTATCAAATTCCAGGGGTTCCTTGCCTGGCTGACCTGGATGTTCGTGCATTTGATTTCCATTGTCGGTGTGAAAAACCGTTTGCTGATATTAATCAACTGGGTTTGGAATTATGCAACTTATGACCAGTCATTGCGTCTTATCCTGAAACCCAAGACCATTGAGCAGATATCAAACAAAAACGAGAAGAACGAAGAAGCAGTTAAACAGGAAGCACAGCATAGCCACTCATAATTTCATATGGCCTTTCCCATGAGGGATTGGATCATTCATTAGGTTTTCGTTATATTCGTGTGCTATTTATGCCAGCTTTACGTTATATATTAATGTAACAAAATTTGAAAAATGAAACTGCTATTCAATATAATCCTCATATTCTTACTTCTGATTGCTTTTGTCCCGTTTTTCAGAAGGTTTGTTTTCCACTTGCTTGTAGGCCGCCAGCTTATTAAAGAACAGGAAAGGCAATACAAGGCCCAGCAGCAGCGCCAGCGTGCGAATGCGGGTGTGAAAGTGGATAACACGCCCCCCGACGCAAATCCATCATCCCGTTTCCGCGGTGGTGAATATGTAGACTATGAAGAAGTAAAGTAAATTTTTTATCATATACAAAATCAAAAGCCGGCACATTTGTGCCGGCTTTTGATTTTGTAAAACAGTAAGTGAAAGTGGAGATGCCTTCATCGAAGAGTCAATAGAATTGGAAGTAACTATGGTTTAAGAGTTTTAGTATTTACCTCCAAATAACTCATTGCAACCGGTAATTCAAGTATTGCAATTCAAATCATAAGACTCTCTGATATTGAGTGACATTATTTAAACCAGTCATTCATATGCAACTATCCGTTCTAAGATCATCTACAAAAAAGTCCTACTTATTAACACTTGCAAGCCTCGTTAACATTGGGCTTTTGCTCTCTACTACGGAAGTATTTTCGCAAGGTGTAGGTATCAACACAGTCCAGCCTGACCCAAGTGCTGCTCTGGATATTGTTAGTCAAAATAAGGGGCTATTGATTCCCCGAGTGGCTCTGCAATCACTATCAGATAATACAACTATCCCAGATCCAGCGACAGCATTACTTTTATATAATACAAATGCAGGAATTGGAAAAACTGGGTTTTATTTTAATGCAGGTACATCTGCAGCCCCTACATGGTCACCGATAGGTGCAGATTTAAATTTGCCGTATGACAAGACTGCTTCTCACACTGGTGCTTTATTTGGAATTGAAAATACTAATCAATCACCAACTTCATCTGCTATAACTGCGTACAGCGTAAGCGCAATTGGCCTACGAGGAATAAGTCAATCTGGTAGGGCTCTGTACGGGCAAGCACTTACATCAGGTGTTGGAGTGTTTGCTGCTTCCTCAAACACTAATGGAACGGCTTTAGAAGTGAGCGGGCCTGTAAAGATTGCTGGCCCCGGGCAGTCTCCAGGAGTTGGTAAGGTACTTACTTCTGACGAAAATGGAAATGCCACATGGAGCAATACGGCGCGAAACGTGTCCTTCAAGGCCATCGGAATATTAGGTAACGGTAATCAGAACGTGCCGGTACAAAATAGTATAAAAGTACCTTTTGCCATTGAGGTTTACGACTTTGGCGTGAACTATAATAATTCATCACAATTGCCACATAGCACTTTTAAAGCACCAAAACAGGGTATATATCATTTTGATTTGCGAGTGGGTTGGGAGTGTCCTACTGGTTGTTCATTTAAAACTTCTTTGGACTTAATAGTAACCAGAAATGGAAGTACTGCGGTGATAGAAAAAGATGTTAATTTCAATCCTGCCTGGGGATATAATGCAATTTCTACTGATGTCGCGCTAGAGGAAGGTGATATGGTTCACGCCCAAGCTCAAAATATACACAATTCAGATGGAACAACCTTAGTGATGATGGATGCGAATTTTAGTGGGCGTTTGATTGTACAGCAGTAGGCGTTAAGAATTCGGTCAAAAGACTTTCAATAGACATGTCGCTTGGAAAAATCCTTGTGACATTCAATTATTGCAATACAGTAACGAAAAAAAACAGTGCTGATAAAAGGTTTCAACTTTTACCAGCACTGTTTTTTTTCGTTACTCTCGTTGAAACTATCGGCTCAGATACAGATTCCGCTCGCTGTAAATTTTCTGGAAGAAATCATCCTGTAAATCATCAATGAAATAGATTGCTTCGCCGGTTGATTTCATTTCCGGGCCGAGTTCTTTATTCACATTCGGGAATTTGTTGAAAGAGAACACAGGGATTTTGATCGCCCAGCCTTTTTTCACCGGATTGAATGTGAAGTCCTTCAATTTCTTCGTGCCAAGCATCAGCTTAGTTGCATAATTCACATAAGGCTCTTTGTAAGCCTTGCAAATGAACGGAACTGTACGTGATGCTCTTG of Dyadobacter chenhuakuii contains these proteins:
- a CDS encoding NAD(P)/FAD-dependent oxidoreductase, encoding MLPNIPYTQYKRVVIVGAGFGGLALAREIAKREDLQVVLIDRNNYHQFQPLFYQVAMAGLEPSSISFPLRKIFQSKKNVHIRITEVQSVNTDRKSIMTGLGEITYDYLVIATGAITNYFGMKEIEERAIPMKTVSEALALRNRILQNFEDALSVDSDDQRAGLMSVVVVGGGPTGVELSGTLAEMKHFILPKDYPEMDFKSMEIHLLEGSKELLGAMSDESSQRSREYLEKMGVHIHTEQVVTGFDGKYVTTKQGMRIRADNLVWAAGIKANPLNGLNPEVIVRGGRIKVDQYNRVEGYDNVFALGDVAAMQEGEWENGHPQLAQPAIQQGKALAKNVWRVMDGKKAVPFKYKDLGSMATVGRNRAVVDLPFIKFQGFLAWLTWMFVHLISIVGVKNRLLILINWVWNYATYDQSLRLILKPKTIEQISNKNEKNEEAVKQEAQHSHS
- a CDS encoding DUF4834 family protein, encoding MKLLFNIILIFLLLIAFVPFFRRFVFHLLVGRQLIKEQERQYKAQQQRQRANAGVKVDNTPPDANPSSRFRGGEYVDYEEVK
- the bshA gene encoding N-acetyl-alpha-D-glucosaminyl L-malate synthase BshA, translating into MKIGIVCYPTFGGSGVVATELGKALAKVGHQVHFITYSQPQRLDFFNENLYYHEVNIPAYPLFQYPPYESALSSEMVHVAASANLDLLHVHYAIPHASSAYLAKQILAQQGIHIPVITTLHGTDITLVGKDESYEPVVTFSINQSDGITAVSESLKKDTYAHFAITKDIEVIPNFIDLDRFNRQKKEHFKLAICPNNEKLIVHTSNFRKVKRIDDVIMIFEKLRKLLPSKLLLVGDGPDRQRIERMCKDLDMLSDVRFLGKLDAIEEVLSVADLFLMPSESESFGLAALEALACEVPLITSNAGGLPELNLHGITGFLSDVGDVDDMVKHAAYILDDANLPTFKANALARAKDFDITKILPHYEAYYEKVVENSKAVAI